Proteins from a genomic interval of Trifolium pratense cultivar HEN17-A07 linkage group LG6, ARS_RC_1.1, whole genome shotgun sequence:
- the LOC123891369 gene encoding serpin-ZX-like, whose translation MDLRKSIACQTDVALSITKHLFSKQEYHDNNLIFSPFSLHAVLSVMAAGSEGSTLDELISFLRFDSIDHLNTFFSQLLSDLLSNIDATRLSFVNGMWADKSVSLSHSFKQLVTTHYKVSCASVNFRTKGDKVRHEVNSWVEEETNGLITKLIPPKAVGKLTRLIFANALHFKGEWKHKFDPAGYNKFHLLNGKIVYVIFMRSKKKKRFISTFDGFKVLRLSYKQGIDKKRRFSMYIFLPDAEDGLSALIEKLASESGYLKDKLPRRKVRVSNFKIPKFKISFTLEASNVLQEVGVISPFSQEARFTNMVESPSGEEHVESMFHKASIEVNEEGTEATTANSTVLIKKGKRFTHRSSGIDFVADHPFLFMIREDFTGTILFIGKVLDPRDGVATPVRRSNFKDDVSDDDEYLNKLPSLRNMSKQDMNSEKFIMQFRKRLRYYDFGSSLDGGEWSGYGDRSAS comes from the exons GAATATCATGACAACAACCTCATATTTTCACCCTTCTCTCTCCACGCTGTTCTTAGCGTCATGGCTGCAGGTTCAGAAGGCTCCACACTCGATGAGCTTATTTCCTTCCTCCGATTTGACTCCATCGACCATCTCAACACTTTCTTCTCTCAGCTCCTCTCCGATCTGCTCTCCAACATTGATGCCACCCGCCTGTCTTTTGTCAATGGAATGTGGGCTGATAAATCAGTTTCCCTTTCTCATTCTTTTAAACAACTTGTCACCACACATTACAAGGTGTCTTGTGCTTCAGTTAATTTTCGGACCAAG GGTGATAAAGTGCGCCATGAAGTCAATTCATGGGTTGAAGAAGAGACGAATGGCCTTATCACAAAACTTATTCCTCCCAAGGCTGTAGGCAAGTTAACCAGACTTATCTTTGCAAACGCACTGCACTTCAAAGGTGAGTGGAAACACAAGTTTGATCCAGCAGGCTATAATAAGTTTCACCTCCTCAATGGCAAGATAGTCTATGTTATCTTCATGAGAAGCAAGAAGAAGAAGCGGTTTATTAGCACTTTTGATGGTTTCAAAGTCCTACGCCTTTCTTATAAACAAGGTATAGATAAGAAGCGTCGGTTCTCCATGTACATTTTTCTTCCAGACGCAGAAGATGGACTGTCAGCTTTAATTGAAAAGTTGGCTTCAGAATCTGGTTACTTGAAAGACAAGCTTCCTCGGCGAAAAGTACGAGTATCTAATTTCAAGATTCCAAAATTCAAGATTTCTTTTACACTTGAAGCTTCTAATGTGCTACAGGAGGTGGGAGTGATTTCGCCTTTCTCCCAGGAAGCAAGATTTACAAATATGGTGGAGTCTCCCTCAGGTGAAGAACATGTTGAAAGCATGTTTCACAAAGCTTCCATCGAGGTAAATGAAGAAGGCACTGAAGCTACAACGGCCAATTCAACGGTCCTCATAAAGAAAGGAAAGCGTTTTACTCACCGTTCTTCTGGTATAGACTTTGTAGCTGACCACCCTTTCCTCTTCATGATCAGAGAAGATTTTACCGGAACAATCTTGTTTATTGGGAAGGTGCTAGATCCTCGTGATGGAGTAGCCACGCCGGTGAGGCGTAGCAATTTCAAAGATGATGTTAGTGACGATGATGAGTACTTGAACAAGCTTCCATCACTGAGGAATATGTCAAAGCAAGATATGAATTCAGAGAAATTCATTATGCAATTCAGAAAGCGGTTGAGATATTATGATTTTGGCTCAAGTTTGGATGGGGGGGAATGGTCAGGGTATGGTGATAGATCAGCGAGTTAA